GCGTTTTCAAGTTCAACTTCAAAAGTAATGACTATGACAACATCAGAGGGCGGAACAATTGCGGCAAACTGTGGGTTGACCTCAGATCGGATAAGTTCAAGGTGCACTTCGTGAACTGGACGCCATGAATCTTCTAGATTTGAAAGGGCGATTTTGACAACGCGGTCAACAATAGCTTGTTCGATGGGAGTGAAGTCTCGTCCTTCAACTTTTGGTTGTGAACCTGAGCCTCCGAAAAAACTTTCCACAAGGGCAAAAACAAGGCGTGAATCAACCACCAAAATAGCATTACCGCGGAGCGGGTCCATTTTAAAAATAGAAAGGGAGGTTGGTACAGGCAAAGAGCGCATAAAGTCCCCGAACTTGGACATGTCAATAGATATCGGGTTGATATCAACTCTTTTGCGCATTGTGTTGGCAAGGTTGTTAGTAGCAAGACGAGCGAAACGGTCATTAACAATTTCAAGCACGGGCATACGACCGCGGATAATGCGGTCCTGATTCGCAAGGTCAAATGTAACTACACCGGAATCATCATCCGGTATATCCTGTTCAGCTTCAACTTCTCCACCAGAGAGGCCTCTAAGCAGGGCATCGACTTCATCCTGTTGAAGGATTTTGCTCATTCTTATGCGATCCGTATTTTAATGTGTTCTAAACTGACTTAAGTAAAGTCATTCAATTGTCATTTCTTATTAATTAACTGCTTTGTACAACAAAGTAAATGAAGGCGACATCCTGTATTTTGTGAAGACTGCTCTGATATGACGGCTTTATATATATCATATCGTATTTTG
The genomic region above belongs to Desulfovibrio sp. UCD-KL4C and contains:
- the fliM gene encoding flagellar motor switch protein FliM, which encodes MSKILQQDEVDALLRGLSGGEVEAEQDIPDDDSGVVTFDLANQDRIIRGRMPVLEIVNDRFARLATNNLANTMRKRVDINPISIDMSKFGDFMRSLPVPTSLSIFKMDPLRGNAILVVDSRLVFALVESFFGGSGSQPKVEGRDFTPIEQAIVDRVVKIALSNLEDSWRPVHEVHLELIRSEVNPQFAAIVPPSDVVIVITFEVELENAIGSLIVCLPYSTLEPIRSKLHASFQSERLEIDHVWVSRFKERLLETPVELVVRLGKTKITGRQLVNLEEGDLLLLNTDEEDLIECEVEGVLKYFGIPGKVKANRALQITKAIEPKMT